A genomic window from Streptomyces brevispora includes:
- a CDS encoding metallopeptidase family protein: MLEMTREEFEELVGEALDRIPPELTRLMDNVAVFVEDEPEAGDPDLLGLYEGTPLTERGEWYAGVLPDRITIYRGPTLRMCESREDVVAETEITVVHEIAHHFGIDDERLHALGYG, translated from the coding sequence GTGCTGGAGATGACGCGGGAAGAGTTCGAGGAACTGGTCGGCGAGGCCCTGGACCGGATCCCGCCGGAGCTGACCCGCCTGATGGACAACGTCGCGGTGTTCGTCGAGGACGAACCGGAGGCCGGTGATCCGGATCTGCTGGGGCTCTACGAGGGCACGCCGTTGACCGAGCGCGGTGAGTGGTACGCGGGTGTGCTGCCGGACCGGATCACCATCTACCGCGGGCCGACGCTGCGGATGTGCGAGTCGCGCGAGGACGTCGTCGCCGAGACGGAGATCACGGTCGTCCATGAGATCGCCCACCACTTCGGCATCGACGACGAGAGGCTGCACGCGCTGGGTTACGGGTGA
- a CDS encoding Leu/Phe/Val dehydrogenase, with translation MTDVTGEPVDALHTLFHSDQGGHEQVVLCQDRASGLKAVIAIHSTALGPALGGTRFYPYASEQAAVADALNLARGMSYKNALAGLDHGGGKAVIIGDPEAFEGARRTELLLAYGRAVASLGGRYVTACDVGTHVADMDVVARECRWTTGRSPENGGAGDSSVLTAFGVFQGMRASAQHLWGDPTLRGRKVGVAGVGKVGHHLVEHLLSDGAQVVITDVRDESVRRITEKHPEVAVAADTDALIRTEGLDIYAPCALGGALNDDTVAVLTASVVCGAANNQLAHPGVEKDLADRSILYAPDYVVNAGGVIQVADELHGFDFDRCRAKATKIFDTTLAIFARAKSDGIPPAAAADRIAEQRMADALRR, from the coding sequence GTGACCGATGTGACCGGCGAGCCTGTCGACGCACTGCACACCTTGTTCCACTCGGACCAGGGTGGCCACGAACAAGTCGTGCTCTGTCAGGACCGTGCCAGCGGCCTCAAGGCCGTCATCGCCATCCATTCCACCGCCCTGGGTCCGGCCCTGGGCGGTACCCGTTTCTATCCGTACGCCTCCGAGCAGGCGGCCGTCGCGGACGCGCTGAACCTCGCGCGCGGCATGTCGTACAAGAACGCCCTGGCCGGTCTCGACCACGGTGGCGGCAAGGCCGTCATCATCGGTGACCCGGAGGCGTTCGAGGGCGCCCGCAGGACCGAGCTGCTGCTGGCCTACGGCCGGGCCGTGGCCTCGCTCGGCGGCCGCTACGTGACGGCCTGCGACGTCGGCACGCACGTCGCCGACATGGACGTCGTGGCCCGCGAGTGCCGCTGGACCACCGGCCGCTCCCCCGAGAACGGCGGCGCCGGCGACTCCTCGGTGCTCACCGCGTTCGGCGTCTTCCAGGGCATGCGGGCCTCGGCCCAGCACCTCTGGGGGGACCCGACGCTGCGTGGCCGAAAAGTGGGGGTCGCCGGAGTCGGCAAGGTCGGCCACCACCTGGTCGAGCACCTGCTGTCGGACGGCGCCCAGGTCGTGATCACCGATGTACGGGACGAGTCCGTGCGCCGGATCACCGAGAAGCACCCCGAGGTCGCCGTGGCTGCGGACACCGATGCGCTGATCCGCACCGAGGGTCTGGACATCTACGCCCCGTGCGCGCTCGGCGGCGCGCTGAACGACGACACCGTCGCGGTGCTCACCGCCTCGGTGGTGTGCGGCGCGGCCAACAACCAGCTCGCGCACCCGGGCGTCGAGAAGGACCTGGCGGACCGCTCGATCCTCTACGCGCCCGACTACGTGGTGAACGCCGGCGGTGTCATCCAGGTCGCCGACGAGCTCCACGGCTTCGACTTCGACCGGTGCCGGGCCAAGGCGACGAAGATCTTCGACACGACGCTGGCCATATTCGCACGTGCGAAGAGCGATGGAATTCCGCCGGCTGCCGCGGCCGACCGGATCGCCGAGCAGCGGATGGCCGACGCCCTCCGTCGCTGA
- a CDS encoding DUF3073 domain-containing protein, whose amino-acid sequence MGRGRAKAKQTKVARQLKYSSGGTDLSRLANELGASPSSQPPNAEPFEDDDEEDDPYAQYADLYNDDDDEDEDGQSGPSSQRRGA is encoded by the coding sequence ATGGGGCGCGGCCGGGCAAAGGCCAAGCAGACAAAGGTCGCCCGCCAGCTGAAGTACAGCAGCGGCGGGACTGACCTGTCGCGTCTGGCCAATGAGCTGGGCGCATCACCTTCGAGTCAACCACCGAACGCAGAGCCGTTCGAGGACGACGACGAGGAAGATGACCCGTACGCACAGTACGCGGATCTGTACAACGACGACGATGACGAGGACGAGGACGGCCAGTCCGGTCCGTCGTCACAGCGCCGCGGCGCTTGA
- a CDS encoding DsbA family protein → MSKPSPKSSRSGKPNKPGKSRKPFVYGAGVVLAAALLGYVSYRATAPESPGSASSAVADVTADPDGGVYPELAKLARRDADDKLAQGRVDAPVVLIEYADFKCGYCAKFARDTEPALVKKYVDNGTLRIEWRNFPIFGADSEAAARAAWAAGQQGRFWQFHRAAYAEGVKEKGFGNDRLKVLAQQAGVADLDRFEADTAGPAAAAAVSKDQEQGYGIGATSTPSFLINGRPIAGAQSEQTFTRAIEQAAEQAKKSGNAGEEAEGTKGTKGSEGAKGTKGAKPSEGSDGSEGSTGSAK, encoded by the coding sequence ATGTCCAAGCCGTCCCCGAAGTCCAGCAGGTCCGGCAAGCCGAACAAGCCCGGCAAGTCCAGGAAGCCGTTCGTCTACGGCGCCGGGGTCGTCCTGGCCGCCGCCCTGCTCGGTTACGTCTCCTACCGGGCCACCGCCCCCGAATCCCCGGGCTCCGCCTCCTCCGCGGTCGCCGACGTCACCGCGGACCCCGATGGCGGCGTCTACCCGGAGCTGGCGAAGCTGGCCCGGCGCGATGCCGACGACAAGCTGGCACAAGGCCGGGTGGACGCGCCCGTCGTCCTCATCGAGTACGCCGACTTCAAGTGCGGCTACTGCGCGAAGTTCGCCCGCGACACCGAACCCGCCCTGGTGAAGAAGTACGTCGACAACGGCACCCTGCGCATCGAGTGGCGCAACTTCCCGATCTTCGGCGCCGACTCCGAGGCCGCGGCGCGCGCCGCCTGGGCCGCCGGGCAGCAGGGCCGCTTCTGGCAGTTCCACCGCGCCGCGTACGCCGAAGGGGTCAAGGAGAAGGGGTTCGGCAACGACCGGCTGAAGGTGCTCGCCCAGCAGGCCGGGGTGGCCGACCTCGACCGCTTCGAGGCCGACACGGCCGGCCCGGCGGCCGCGGCCGCGGTGAGCAAGGACCAGGAGCAGGGGTACGGAATCGGCGCGACCTCCACCCCGTCGTTCCTGATCAACGGCCGTCCGATCGCCGGGGCGCAGTCGGAGCAGACCTTCACCCGGGCCATCGAGCAGGCGGCGGAGCAGGCGAAGAAGTCCGGCAACGCGGGCGAGGAAGCCGAGGGCACCAAGGGCACAAAGGGATCCGAGGGCGCCAAGGGCACCAAGGGCGCCAAACCTTCCGAGGGCTCCGACGGCTCCGAGGGCTCCACGGGTTCCGCGAAGTGA
- the hrpA gene encoding ATP-dependent RNA helicase HrpA gives MSTSFADLQSQLGQLSLRDAHRLGRRLEGARRIRQPEAQQGVLDEIAAQATKAAGRLALRAGRLPALSYPEQLPVSQKKDEILEAIRDHQVVIVAGETGSGKTTQIPKICMELGRGVRGMIGHTQPRRIAARTVAERIAEELKTPLGEAVGWKVRFTDQVNQDATFVKLMTDGILLAEIQTDRELLAYDTIIIDEAHERSLNIDFLLGYLARLLPKRPDLKVVITSATIDPQRFARHFGEAPVVEVSGRTYPVEVRYRPLLEEDSDDSDRDQVTAICDAVDELQSEGPGDVLVFLSGEREIRDTADALGKRNLRHTEVLPLYARLSHAEQHRVFQRHTGRRIVLATNVAETSLTVPGIKYVIDPGNARISRYSHRTKVQRLPIERISQASANQRKGRCGRTSDGICIRLYSEDDFLTRPEFTDPEILRTNLASVILQMTAAGLGDIERFPFIDPPDHRNIRDGVQLLQELGALEPEEKSPREGKKGQRLTPLGRRLSQLPVDPRLARMVIEADRNGCVREVMVIASALSIQDPRERPSEKQTQADQQHARFKDETSDFLAFLNLWRYIREQQKERGSSSFRRMCKQEYLNYLRIREWQDIYAQLRTVAKQMGIELNEDDAPEQSVHTSLLAGLLSHIGLKDTEKNEYLGARSAKFAIFPGSALFKKQPRFVMSAELVETSRLWARVNARVEPEWIEPLAQHLLKRTYSEPHWEKDQAAVMAYERVTLYGVPIVAQRKINFGRIDQETSRDLFIRNALVEGDWRTHHQFFHDNRKLLGEVEELEHRARRRDILVDDETLFDFYDQRIPEHVVSGAHFDSWWKQKRRDEPDALDFERSMLINEKAGSVTKDDYPDSWRQGKLKFRVTYQFEPGADADGVTVHIPLQVLNQVTSEGFDWQIPGLREEVVTELIRSLPKPIRRHYVPAPNYADKFLDRAVPLQEPLPVTLARELQRMVGVPVTADDFDLSRVPDHLKITFRIVDERRRKVAEDKDLEALKIQLRPKARQALSKAAAETAGPTGGSIERSGLTDWTIGALDRIFEARRAGQPVKAYPALVDQGETVAVRLFDTEAEQQQAMWRGTRKLILLNIPVNPAKFASDKLTNQQKLALSRNPHGSIQALFDDCATAAADRLIAAHGGPAWDEASFRKLYDKVRADLVDLTVRTIGQVQQILAAWQACERRLKATNSLVLINNVTDVREHLARLVPPGFVTATGLRRLPDLMRYLVAEDRRLQQMPTNVQRDTSRMEKVHEMQDEYAWLLEQLPQGRPVPQEVLDIRWMIEELRVSYFAHALGTAFPVSDKRIVKAIDAAAP, from the coding sequence ATGTCTACTTCCTTCGCCGATCTCCAGTCCCAGCTCGGGCAGCTCTCGCTGCGCGACGCCCACCGGCTCGGCCGCCGCCTCGAAGGCGCGCGCCGCATTCGTCAGCCCGAGGCCCAGCAAGGCGTGCTGGACGAGATCGCCGCCCAGGCCACGAAGGCAGCCGGGCGGCTCGCTCTGCGGGCCGGGCGGCTGCCTGCCCTCTCGTACCCCGAACAGCTTCCGGTCAGCCAGAAGAAGGACGAGATCCTGGAGGCGATACGCGACCACCAGGTCGTGATCGTCGCCGGTGAGACCGGCTCCGGCAAGACCACCCAGATCCCCAAGATCTGCATGGAGCTGGGGCGTGGCGTCCGCGGCATGATCGGGCACACCCAGCCGCGCCGGATCGCGGCCCGCACGGTGGCCGAGCGGATCGCCGAGGAGCTGAAGACGCCGCTGGGCGAGGCGGTGGGCTGGAAGGTCCGCTTCACCGACCAGGTGAACCAGGACGCGACCTTCGTCAAGCTCATGACGGACGGCATCCTGCTCGCCGAGATCCAGACGGACCGTGAGCTGCTCGCGTACGACACGATCATCATCGACGAGGCCCACGAGCGGTCGCTGAACATCGACTTCCTGCTCGGCTACCTGGCCCGGCTGCTGCCCAAGCGCCCGGATCTGAAGGTCGTCATCACCTCGGCGACCATCGACCCGCAGCGTTTCGCGCGCCACTTCGGCGAAGCCCCGGTCGTCGAGGTCAGCGGGCGTACGTATCCCGTGGAGGTGCGGTACCGCCCGCTGCTCGAAGAGGACAGCGACGACTCCGACCGCGACCAGGTCACCGCGATCTGCGACGCCGTCGACGAACTCCAGTCGGAGGGGCCCGGCGATGTCCTGGTCTTCCTCTCCGGCGAGCGGGAGATCCGCGACACCGCGGACGCGCTGGGCAAACGCAACCTCAGACACACCGAGGTGCTCCCCCTCTACGCACGTCTGTCGCACGCCGAGCAGCACCGGGTGTTCCAGCGCCACACGGGACGCAGGATCGTTCTGGCGACCAACGTCGCCGAGACCTCGCTGACCGTCCCCGGCATCAAGTACGTGATCGACCCGGGCAACGCCCGGATCTCCCGCTACAGCCACCGCACCAAGGTCCAGCGGCTGCCGATCGAGCGCATCTCGCAGGCCAGTGCCAACCAGCGCAAGGGCCGCTGCGGCCGTACGTCGGACGGCATCTGCATCCGGCTGTACTCCGAGGACGACTTCCTGACCCGTCCGGAGTTCACCGACCCGGAGATCCTGCGGACGAACCTGGCCTCCGTCATCCTCCAGATGACCGCGGCAGGTCTGGGCGACATCGAGAGGTTCCCCTTCATCGATCCGCCGGACCACCGCAACATCCGCGACGGTGTGCAGCTCCTCCAGGAGCTGGGCGCGCTGGAGCCGGAGGAGAAGTCCCCCCGGGAGGGGAAGAAGGGGCAGCGGCTCACCCCGCTCGGCCGCCGGCTCTCCCAGCTGCCGGTGGACCCGCGACTGGCCCGGATGGTCATCGAGGCCGACCGCAACGGCTGTGTCCGCGAAGTCATGGTCATCGCCTCCGCGCTCTCCATCCAGGACCCGCGCGAGCGCCCGTCCGAGAAGCAGACACAGGCCGATCAGCAGCACGCCCGGTTCAAGGACGAGACCTCCGACTTCCTGGCGTTCCTGAATCTGTGGCGCTACATCCGCGAGCAGCAGAAGGAGCGCGGCTCCTCCAGCTTCCGCCGGATGTGCAAGCAGGAGTACCTGAACTATCTGCGCATCCGCGAATGGCAGGACATCTACGCACAGCTGCGTACGGTCGCCAAGCAGATGGGCATCGAGCTCAACGAGGACGACGCGCCGGAGCAGTCGGTGCACACCTCGCTGCTGGCCGGCCTGCTGTCGCACATCGGGCTGAAGGACACCGAGAAGAACGAGTACCTGGGTGCCCGCAGCGCCAAGTTCGCGATCTTCCCGGGGTCGGCTCTCTTCAAGAAGCAGCCGCGGTTCGTGATGTCGGCCGAGCTGGTGGAGACGTCCCGGCTGTGGGCACGGGTCAACGCCCGGGTCGAGCCGGAGTGGATCGAGCCGCTGGCCCAGCATCTGCTGAAGCGCACGTACAGCGAGCCGCACTGGGAGAAGGACCAGGCGGCGGTGATGGCCTACGAGCGGGTCACGCTGTACGGCGTACCGATCGTGGCCCAGCGCAAGATTAATTTCGGCCGAATCGACCAGGAGACCTCGCGGGACCTCTTCATCCGCAACGCCCTGGTCGAGGGCGACTGGCGCACGCACCACCAGTTCTTCCATGACAACCGCAAACTCCTGGGCGAGGTCGAGGAGCTGGAGCACCGTGCCCGGCGCCGCGACATCCTCGTGGACGACGAGACGCTCTTCGACTTCTACGACCAGCGGATCCCGGAGCACGTCGTCTCGGGCGCGCACTTCGACTCCTGGTGGAAGCAGAAGCGCCGGGACGAGCCGGACGCGCTGGACTTCGAGCGCTCGATGCTCATCAACGAGAAGGCCGGGAGCGTCACCAAGGACGACTACCCGGACTCCTGGCGGCAGGGGAAGCTCAAGTTCCGCGTGACGTACCAGTTCGAGCCCGGCGCGGACGCCGACGGCGTGACCGTCCACATTCCGCTCCAGGTGCTCAACCAGGTCACGTCGGAGGGCTTCGACTGGCAGATCCCGGGCCTGCGCGAGGAAGTGGTCACCGAACTGATCCGCTCGCTCCCCAAGCCGATCCGCCGGCACTACGTCCCCGCCCCGAACTACGCGGACAAGTTCCTGGACCGGGCCGTACCCCTGCAGGAGCCGCTGCCCGTCACCCTCGCCCGCGAGCTCCAGCGGATGGTCGGCGTCCCGGTCACGGCGGACGACTTCGACCTGAGCCGCGTCCCGGACCACCTGAAGATCACCTTCCGGATCGTCGACGAGCGGCGCCGCAAGGTCGCCGAGGACAAGGACCTGGAGGCGCTGAAGATCCAGCTGCGCCCCAAGGCCCGGCAGGCCCTCTCCAAGGCCGCCGCGGAGACCGCGGGTCCCACGGGCGGGTCCATCGAGCGTTCGGGCCTCACGGACTGGACGATCGGCGCCCTGGACCGGATCTTCGAGGCGCGGAGGGCCGGTCAGCCGGTGAAGGCCTATCCGGCCCTCGTCGACCAGGGCGAGACGGTGGCCGTACGGCTCTTCGACACCGAGGCCGAGCAGCAGCAGGCGATGTGGCGCGGCACCCGGAAGCTGATCCTGCTGAACATTCCGGTGAACCCGGCGAAGTTCGCCTCGGACAAGCTGACGAACCAGCAGAAGCTGGCCCTGTCCCGCAACCCGCACGGCTCCATCCAGGCGCTCTTCGACGACTGCGCGACCGCCGCCGCCGACCGCCTGATCGCCGCACACGGCGGCCCGGCCTGGGACGAGGCGTCGTTCCGGAAGCTGTACGACAAGGTGCGCGCCGATCTCGTGGACCTCACCGTCCGCACGATCGGCCAGGTACAGCAGATCCTGGCGGCCTGGCAGGCGTGCGAGCGCCGGCTGAAGGCCACCAACAGCCTGGTCCTGATCAACAACGTCACCGATGTACGGGAGCACCTCGCCCGCCTCGTCCCGCCCGGGTTCGTCACCGCGACCGGGCTGCGCAGGCTGCCCGACCTGATGCGCTACCTGGTCGCAGAGGACCGCCGGCTCCAGCAGATGCCGACGAACGTCCAGCGCGACACCTCGCGCATGGAGAAGGTCCACGAGATGCAGGACGAGTACGCCTGGCTGCTCGAACAGCTGCCGCAGGGCCGGCCCGTTCCGCAGGAGGTCCTGGACATCCGCTGGATGATCGAGGAGCTTCGGGTCAGTTATTTCGCGCACGCGCTGGGCACGGCGTTCCCCGTCTCCGACAAGCGGATCGTGAAGGCGATCGACGCCGCCGCGCCGTAA
- a CDS encoding metallophosphoesterase family protein, translated as MARDPFRAAAARVRHRLRPRPHPGRRARRFGGGTLVAPPRPFVRALGLVGVVLFGAWLGLLAVGSVRTPVGPMDTTMTLRPSLNGGTKINVSPLGALELDSHHAPVRLDVDVDRLDPVRSQALVQHPERLSGLEDEVTGDVASGTRELAVRSCVAVVSGATALGLAVYRRPRRALAAGGLALSLLAASGISAYATWNPKSVLEPRFSGLLSSAPSVVGDARSIVTDFDVYQRELARLVTNVTKLYDATSTLPVYSPDPATLRVLHVSDIHLNPAAWHIIGSLVEQYDIDVIIDSGDTMDHGTAVENNFLDPISDLGAPYVWVRGNHDSAITQKYLAHAKRFKNVHVLDEGRAVNVGGLRVAGIGDPEFTPDRTGPEQAADVERTAGLRLAAALGDQQRAGTPVDIAVTHEPAAARETDGAVPLVLAGHVHHRQNEVLKLGTRLKVEGSTGGGGLRAVQNKKPEQVLASVLYLDRSTRRLQAWDEITLGGLGLTTAEVSRHLPEEKPALPTPLPTSPTTSR; from the coding sequence ATGGCCCGCGACCCGTTCCGTGCCGCAGCAGCCCGCGTCCGGCACCGCCTCCGCCCCAGGCCCCACCCCGGCCGCCGCGCCCGCCGCTTCGGCGGCGGGACGCTCGTCGCCCCGCCGCGCCCGTTCGTCCGCGCGCTGGGTCTGGTCGGCGTCGTGCTGTTCGGCGCCTGGCTCGGGCTGCTGGCCGTCGGCAGTGTCCGTACGCCCGTCGGCCCGATGGACACGACGATGACCCTGCGCCCCTCCCTCAACGGCGGCACCAAGATCAACGTGTCCCCGCTCGGCGCCCTGGAACTGGACTCGCACCACGCCCCGGTCCGGCTCGACGTCGATGTCGACCGCCTCGACCCGGTCCGCTCCCAGGCCCTGGTCCAGCACCCCGAACGGCTGTCCGGACTGGAGGACGAGGTCACCGGCGACGTCGCCTCCGGCACCCGCGAGCTCGCCGTGCGGTCCTGCGTCGCGGTCGTCTCCGGGGCCACCGCACTGGGCCTCGCGGTCTACCGCAGGCCCCGCCGCGCACTCGCGGCCGGCGGGCTCGCGCTCTCGCTGCTGGCCGCCTCGGGGATCAGCGCGTACGCCACCTGGAACCCGAAGTCGGTCCTGGAGCCCCGGTTCTCCGGACTGCTCTCCAGCGCCCCGTCCGTCGTCGGCGACGCCCGCTCGATCGTCACCGACTTCGACGTCTACCAGCGGGAGCTGGCCCGGCTGGTCACCAACGTCACCAAGCTGTACGACGCCACCTCCACGCTCCCCGTCTACAGCCCGGACCCCGCCACGCTCCGCGTCCTGCACGTCTCCGACATCCACCTGAACCCCGCGGCCTGGCACATCATCGGTTCGCTCGTCGAGCAGTACGACATCGACGTCATCATCGACTCGGGCGACACGATGGACCACGGCACCGCCGTCGAGAACAACTTCCTCGACCCGATCAGCGATCTGGGCGCGCCCTACGTCTGGGTCCGCGGGAACCACGACTCCGCGATCACCCAGAAGTACCTGGCGCACGCCAAGCGGTTCAAGAACGTGCACGTGCTGGACGAGGGCCGGGCGGTGAACGTCGGCGGGCTGCGCGTGGCGGGCATCGGGGACCCGGAGTTCACCCCGGACCGCACCGGGCCCGAGCAGGCCGCGGACGTCGAACGGACCGCGGGCCTGCGGCTGGCGGCCGCCCTGGGCGACCAGCAGCGGGCCGGCACACCGGTCGACATAGCCGTCACCCATGAGCCGGCGGCGGCCCGGGAGACGGACGGCGCGGTCCCGCTCGTCCTGGCCGGCCATGTGCACCACCGGCAGAACGAGGTGTTGAAGCTCGGCACCCGGCTGAAGGTCGAGGGCTCCACAGGCGGCGGCGGACTGCGCGCCGTACAGAACAAGAAGCCGGAACAGGTGCTCGCCTCGGTCCTCTATCTGGACCGCTCCACCCGTCGGCTGCAGGCCTGGGACGAGATCACGCTGGGCGGGCTCGGCCTGACGACGGCTGAGGTCAGCCGTCATCTTCCGGAGGAGAAGCCGGCCCTCCCGACCCCGCTCCCGACGTCCCCCACGACCTCCCGGTAA
- a CDS encoding cytochrome c biogenesis CcdA family protein: MTAGIGYFAAFLGGLLALLSPCSALLLPAFFAYSINSTSRLLARTGIFYAGLATTLVPLGAAGSYAGRLFYSHRDALVLGAGWLIIGLGVAQIIGLGFASRRIAALSGRIRPTTAVSVYALGAVYGLAGFCAGPILGSVLTVAAVSGSPAYGGLLLAVYALGMAVPLFLLALLWERFDLGRRAWLRGRVVRLGRFELHTTSLLSGLFFIGLGAMFLAYDGTTALPGLLDVDQSFAVEQWAQGVGEHVPDGAMLGAVVVVVLLMLAVRAGRRRRADAIDAAGTAGTTDTARTTDSADTTGTTDITPTEDELNTVHRGDA; encoded by the coding sequence GTGACGGCGGGCATCGGTTACTTCGCCGCGTTTCTCGGCGGGCTGCTGGCCCTGCTCAGCCCGTGCAGCGCCCTGCTTCTCCCCGCCTTCTTCGCGTACTCCATCAACTCCACCTCACGGCTGCTCGCCCGGACCGGGATCTTCTACGCGGGCCTGGCCACCACCCTCGTCCCGCTGGGCGCGGCGGGTTCGTACGCCGGACGGCTCTTCTACAGCCACCGCGACGCCCTCGTCCTCGGCGCGGGCTGGCTGATCATCGGGCTAGGCGTCGCCCAGATCATCGGTCTCGGCTTCGCCTCGCGGCGGATCGCCGCCCTCAGCGGCCGGATCCGCCCCACGACCGCCGTATCGGTCTACGCGCTCGGAGCCGTCTACGGACTGGCCGGCTTCTGCGCGGGACCGATCCTCGGGAGCGTGCTCACCGTGGCGGCCGTCAGCGGCAGCCCGGCGTACGGCGGACTGCTGCTCGCCGTCTACGCCCTGGGCATGGCGGTGCCGCTCTTCCTGCTCGCGCTGCTCTGGGAACGGTTCGACCTGGGCCGCCGGGCGTGGCTGCGCGGGCGCGTCGTGCGGCTCGGCCGCTTCGAACTGCACACCACGTCGCTGCTGTCGGGGCTCTTCTTCATCGGGCTCGGCGCCATGTTCCTGGCGTACGACGGGACGACCGCGCTGCCCGGACTGCTGGACGTGGACCAGTCGTTCGCCGTGGAGCAGTGGGCCCAGGGCGTCGGCGAGCATGTGCCGGATGGGGCGATGCTGGGCGCGGTGGTGGTCGTGGTGCTGCTGATGCTCGCGGTACGGGCCGGGCGCCGCCGCCGCGCGGACGCCATCGACGCGGCAGGCACAGCAGGCACGACAGACACAGCACGCACGACGGACAGCGCAGACACCACAGGCACCACAGACATCACACCCACCGAGGACGAGCTGAACACCGTTCACCGGGGGGACGCCTGA
- the bldC gene encoding developmental transcriptional regulator BldC, whose protein sequence is MTARTPDAEPLLTPAEVATMFRVDPKTVTRWAKAGKLTSIRTLGGHRRYREAEVRALLAGIPQQRSEA, encoded by the coding sequence ATGACCGCTCGCACCCCTGATGCCGAGCCGCTGCTGACCCCGGCTGAGGTTGCCACGATGTTCCGCGTGGACCCGAAGACGGTTACCCGTTGGGCCAAGGCCGGCAAGCTCACGTCCATCCGCACGCTCGGTGGACATCGCCGGTACCGCGAGGCAGAGGTCCGCGCACTGCTTGCGGGTATTCCGCAGCAGCGCAGCGAGGCCTGA
- a CDS encoding DUF6274 family protein: protein MAASTDEGFRTGELFRADEGGTREPVRPRAGRRTPRHEIRALLRAHLAAATGYRHLTRHCAVCARLLRLAMEPVAASTAAGATEEPPGPPDPPTGPTGPWEAPVRAQAPSLGGTPPRGAPGAVRDGRRAEDESPSAT, encoded by the coding sequence ATGGCGGCATCCACGGATGAGGGTTTCCGGACCGGCGAACTTTTCCGGGCCGACGAGGGCGGCACTCGGGAACCTGTCCGGCCCCGGGCCGGGCGAAGAACACCCCGGCACGAGATCCGCGCCCTGCTGCGTGCCCATCTGGCGGCCGCCACCGGCTACCGCCACCTCACCCGGCACTGCGCGGTCTGTGCCCGGCTGCTGCGGCTCGCCATGGAGCCTGTGGCGGCTTCTACGGCCGCCGGAGCGACCGAGGAGCCGCCCGGTCCGCCCGATCCGCCCACGGGGCCCACAGGGCCCTGGGAAGCCCCTGTGCGGGCCCAGGCGCCGTCGCTCGGCGGTACACCGCCACGGGGAGCTCCAGGGGCCGTCCGGGACGGCAGACGGGCAGAGGACGAAAGTCCCTCCGCCACGTGA